Within the Periophthalmus magnuspinnatus isolate fPerMag1 chromosome 7, fPerMag1.2.pri, whole genome shotgun sequence genome, the region ACCCTAACCCTacaatgtcttgcccaaggacataacacaAAGCAATTGCCAAACCAATTCTAagacaaaaactaaattaaCACTAGACCAGGCCTACACAAGtaatgaaccaggacttaatcacGGCTCTGTTGGAGGTGTTTTTTTTGCGGCGTGACACTCATAGAAAGAGCAGAGCACTGCTGTGCTGTTCTGGTCACAAATAACCTTTTTTAAGGAAAACGTTTACATTTATAGAGGAAAACACATGCAGTCGACTGTGATATCTGATGAATGTAGATTCCAATATGAATGAATCTGCAGAACCACTGCACTTCGGCCAGCAGCTCTGCCCTGCACCATGGTCAGGGGGTAATGGCAGACTGAAACATGGATTAAATCTAcactaaaccaatactaaaccaggcttaaacaAATGAGCCAGGGCTCAACCGAGTCCAAGCTAAGACTAAACTTTTGGCAGCATGGTTTGTACTACTCTGTGCATGTTTCTGGGATTCATTTAGGCACTCTGGTTTCCTCAACCAGAATGTGCACAACCTAAAtgtgcacaataggtaaaatcgtCCAGCTAAGGTAGCCCCGACCAAGCCTAGGTCAAGATTTGGAGATGGATCCCCAACGGcactgaaggatgagtcaaatacACAGTGGGGCACCACCTCGTTCTCACACCAAACAGGTGTCCCATCCCTGCGCCATCTGCCAGTGCGCGTCGCTATGTTCACCTCCAAAGGCCTGTCGCTAAGGCTGAAATCTGCTCAGCTATCTGCTCATATATTTAAGAACACAAGAGAAATGCTAATACTCTGGAGTGTGATGatttaaatgctttaaatgCATATGGCAGCTTTTTTTCCCTAGTTATTActtagtttggtgggatagtacctgtgctaaatatttattatagtttatagtttaatcAGTTCATGGTAGTTTGTGGAAAACGTTGAGgtgaaacatacaaaaatacagaatccCTCTACCTTTGTCATGAACAtgaaattccatccaaaatgcagagacaatttacacacaagatttatacattcatttcaaaggataaaggtgttatcatttgtttttattagccTGATCATAAGTACTTTGCCCTGTTtttaggtaacagttatggaattccctCAAAGTATGTCACATTGGCTGAAGTGTATACCCAGGAAGTACACACAATAATTTACTCAGctgaaattgtatttggagtgatttgtgcatgttagAGCAATCAtcaatcgcttattttcaaggtgccatattgccaatcaaccccCGCTTTCATCGCCACCGGCATACccccattggacaccacagttttgtaACGTGGAAGCCAGCagacgtgtttcttttattaagtagttttagattaatattgggatttaaaaatgtccaaaatgtaacataatgatccatgcatgttctagattaaaactatacagcagacacaagcccAATGTCTTCTGTAAATGAGGCGTCTCACCTGTTGTGTgcactttaaagctaccataaGTAAGTTGTTACCAATAGATGAAAAATAGCTATAATATATCCACAATACTGAATTCAATAGTTAAAATGTTTAGACATACGCCGATTTAAGTGAAAAACAAcatcatataaaataaaaaataatattaaatgtattattaaatatgtattaaacaTAGCACATACAACAGCAAAATGTGGCCAGGGTGTTTCACAGAGGGCAACTTAAaccattataaaaacaaaaaaatcatagtagtataaaataatagtagtagtaatggtaatcTAAAGTACATGTACTATTACTAGCATTCTTCCTGGTATCAACAAACTTTCACTGCATccataaaatcatttaaattgtGCTTCCACTGTTACCTTATAGAAGAATGTTGTATACGTCCCATAGTGGTGGACAGTGCCCTCTGCTGATAAATGAGAGTTACATACAGCTATATACAGAAAAGAAGAACAGTTCATAATACATGCATACTTCTAATACTAGTACTAcactactacttatactactactactactattattactacttaatattatcattattgctatattatgaaaaaaatactaatacatTAAACTAATACATCAGGTTTACCACCATTACTACCACTAATGTAGTTAAaaaccattactactactattacatccctgtactactacaactacttctactacaactacaactactattattagaactacaaccactactactactgctacaattaCTCTTACTATATAcagaaaatatacagtatatacagaaaAGAGGAACAGCTTCTTCTTTactgtgactactactactactactactactactactactactagtacttccTCAGCAACAGTGGGCTCTGGTCTGGTTTGGCTCTGAGTGGACCAGGTCTTCAGGAGGAGGCAGGACTGGGTCAGGACTGGGCTGGATTAACAGAATCTCCTGCACCAGCCtcctgtaaacacacacaaaggaTTAAAGGACCTAGCTACTGCGACTACTCTAACTACTACTAatgatactaatactaatattaTCATCACtactatattgtgaaaaaaacataatcatCAGGTATACCACCATTACTACCAACACTGCAGttacaaactactactacttctactgctaacACTAACACcacaactattactacaaacctttactactactactacaactgcttctactattaccactacaactgtcactgctactacaactaatacaactactacaaatactaattCTACAACTACTGCTtgtactaccactaccaccactaccacaactacttctactagtcACTAgccaactactattacaactattaatacttctacaactactactattgcttctactactatcactaccaccaccactactactacaactactactacaatcttttactactacttctacgacTATTATTAACACTAGCCCAACTACTATTTCTACAACTAGTACAATCATCACTACGACAACAAGtacaacttctactaccactacaactaccaccaccactgcaactactactactacaaacctttaccactactactgctatactactactactacgactactactactactactactgctactactgtttctACTACCACACCCGCACCTACCACCACTAGTACTacaattattactactactactatgactagtACTATCACTatcatcactactactacaacgtctactaccattacaaatctttactactactattattactactaccacaagTACTACTAGAACTACCACCACTTTTACATCTATTTCTCCAACCCTttactacaactattattactactactactaccccaactactactacaattactacttctactactcaAAATCttaactactacaaatactactactacttctgtgtGTATGTACCCCATAGCCTCTTCAACGTTCCTGTTGTTTTTCACAGACGTCTCCATCCATGTGACAAACCCGTTGGCTCTGCTGAACTTGTCGATGTTATCTGCAGACACGGCTCGCTGGCTCAGGTCACACTGCagggaaaaaaatgtacaattttatcatttattatgttactactaatactacttccTCTACCATCACTACAACAACCATTAACCTACTACAGTGCTTTACCACTATATCTATGACTACTGTCACtatcaccaccaccactactagcctactatttatactactactattaaaacTATCACGACTAccgcaactactactgcaatcactttacttctactacaactactacttctacgactactactgtCACCATTActattgcaactactactactagaactaccactacaactactacttctactacaatcACTTTGtcccttgtctccatgtagatattTGAATGCATTTTATACTCCACCAGTTCCATAGCACACCTTTATATTTAAtctgtattatttttaacagtaaTAAAGCTAAATCATTTGTCACAATTATACAAGTTAAACTATAAGGCTAGTCCAATCAAATCAAGATGAGGAATACGACAACTCATCTCATGTTAAAAAAAGATTGCAGACATTTAACAAGCCATGATGACAAGTTTATTAGCATGGATCTGTGGTCataactgtgacagaaagtgtacgAGGGAGGTTGAGGTAAGATGCTAGGCCAGGCTACGGTAGCGTTAGTGGTGACCAGCAATAAATGACATATAGACACTGGTAATCCTAggttattactacattatttgcacatttgatatTTGTGGTTAATCATGTGTTTTTGAAAAGTAACagtctcttgtttgatgaataagcaacaaaaacaaagaaattagCTGTGAAGTTTCTGGATGGACCCagaaatgacatcatcacttataCTGTTGGAAGTATTATAATTTAGAGAACATTTTTGCTGTGCACTCATTTAACAAATAGACATATTTTATGATTGAATTCAGGTGTAGATGTAATAATCACAGCATTGACAGGTGGGGTATTACAGGCCTGGAGacaatacaaaaaatgaatatgaaataaaccaaaaataaaccagTCCTTATGTCACTGTGTTCACGTGGGTACGTAGGTGTTGACACCAGAATGGAACAAATTGAATTCTTGAGAAGggatttcattaaattattcaaGGCTGTCTCAGCtaaacacatggctgttcaacgtgTGCGCACCCAGTACACCCAGAGGATTGCACCACATTGAGAACTTTAATCtgttctggaaacgagaggacctgttcaagggaaatggctcCACCAGAGGTGAAATGAGAGTGCTGATGGATAACCTCCTCGACACTCTGAGGCActggcctggacagggtcctgggccagtgagagaaaagaggaataaGAGAAGCATTCCTACTGCACCAGCCAGAGActgagccaatgtgtcagcaccaccagcagcaccacaactaccacaaccacctccactaccgaaggagtcaccaccagcaccacaaccatctcccccagcaagGGTTTCAGCAGCAACACCACCTTCCTcagagaacaagtcagcagcaccacctTCCAAAGTGAAGGATTCATCACCAGGGCCCTcttcacaggccttgaacctgtctgtgacagccccaacaGGGGTTTCAGTTCCAGCAGCACCTCCATCACCTGCCCTGCCcccagaccagccctgggtcccctttccTACATCTACAtcactgtaacgtcctgctcactggcctctccaaacgagcattaagacagcagcagtacatccagaactctgttgctcgggtcctgactagaaccaggaagtacttcacacatgtgtcctgtgctcaggtctctgcactggctcctgtggctcagagaataaactttaaagcagctctgcttgtgacaagtctccatggaccagcaccaaagtacatctctgacatgttagtgccatatgaaccatctcacactttgaggacttcagggaccggcctcctgctggtgcccagagtcaggactaaacatggggaatcagtgtttcagtttgatgcagctaaaacctggaacagtcttcctgaagatgtgagacaggcctctaccttgtcaatgtttaaatccaggctccaaatggttctgttcagctgtgcatatgactgaaaggtttttattctacactcttctcttttaatgttaattttatgatgattatttgtgattatttatgttttgattagttgtactgttatttgaatgtctttcttattctgtaaagtactttgaattactgtgtacaaactgtgctttacaaataaacttgcattgcCTTCTGCTTTAGTCGTGGTGTCTGTCTGATTTTGTTCTTGATCAGACCAATTTGAGGCCTTTTAATCTGGGTTTGGTACTGGTTTAGCCCCTATTCttattcagtcctagtttaatcctgaccTTATTTGCCAGTAGAATGCAGGGGAGGGGCTGTCCGTTGGGGAGCATGGTCTTCAGGTCCAGGTCTTGTTTCCAGAGTCGACAGCTGAGGAAACTCGTAGAGTCGGCCACATCAAATATGACCACACAGCCCACAGCACCTCTGTAGTAGATACGAGTCATCGAGATAAACCGCTCCTGACCTGCACATAGTAGCAATaatagtagatgtagtagtagtaataatgatggcttacacttgtaatgcactttacaggcctCTCAAATCGCTACACtacagtcattattcattcatttccacactaagtgatggtaagctactattgtagccacagctgccctgggggctaagaacacaacgacagaacttagtccgagcgggactcgatcctccgaccttcgggtaaccactgagccactgtcgtagTAGTCATGGTTGTAAGT harbors:
- the LOC117372967 gene encoding ras-related protein Rab-7L1-like, with translation MAMVIIAMESQTVWSMREHLMKILIIGDGNVGKSSFVNRYVNGRFSQSYKMTMGVDFSLKVLQWSERDKVRLQLWDIAGQERFISMTRIYYRGAVGCVVIFDVADSTSFLSCRLWKQDLDLKTMLPNGQPLPCILLANKCDLSQRAVSADNIDKFSRANGFVTWMETSVKNNRNVEEAMGRLVQEILLIQPSPDPVLPPPEDLVHSEPNQTRAHCC